One region of Microbacterium sp. M28 genomic DNA includes:
- a CDS encoding FAD-dependent oxidoreductase — translation MPCPLRIVVIGFGPVGARLCEDLLPAVRDGAVALTVIGAESHAPYNRVLIAELAAARADRDGIVLHDPAESVTAGARVVLGVRVTRIDRAGRHVELDTGEKLAYDRLVLATGARANVPTLAGLERPRYDEAALIRAGSGVVGADPELPAGVTVLRDLADADRVRAAVEARERIIVLGAGVLGLEFALLAADAGADVSVLHHGPTPMPRNLDRGAGTVLARVLRARAITVYAHSRAEAIAFHTDEQGSRTFDAVVTADGNYVRGDLLVLSCGVGARTELATLSGLRAGAGIVVDENLRSWTDEDVYAIGDCAHVVPRTSENEELPRLPGAPSGLIGPGWRQADWLAARLAAQATGSAHLEPAPGERDAVVMLKGEDVDVVAVGDVDIDIWDAPSGDPASHRHVAQWADPQHGRYVKMVTRGGVLDAFACVGMPRTAAELTQLYDRRGELPSDRSLLLRLDGAQDAASGADAFAPAATVCSCNGVSVQRITESIAAGNDTVSCLGRDTRAGTGCGGCKPRLTELLERFAVATA, via the coding sequence GTGCCGTGCCCGCTGCGCATCGTCGTGATCGGCTTCGGTCCGGTCGGTGCGAGGCTCTGCGAAGATCTCCTCCCCGCCGTCCGCGACGGTGCGGTGGCGCTGACGGTCATCGGCGCCGAATCGCACGCGCCGTACAACCGGGTGCTCATCGCCGAGCTCGCCGCGGCCCGTGCGGACAGGGACGGCATCGTGCTGCACGACCCGGCCGAGAGCGTGACCGCCGGCGCCAGGGTCGTGCTGGGCGTCCGGGTCACACGCATCGACCGCGCGGGCAGGCACGTCGAACTGGACACGGGGGAGAAGCTGGCCTACGACCGCCTGGTCCTCGCCACCGGCGCCAGAGCGAACGTGCCGACGCTGGCCGGACTCGAGCGTCCGCGCTACGACGAGGCGGCACTGATCCGCGCCGGTTCCGGAGTCGTGGGGGCCGACCCCGAACTGCCCGCAGGCGTCACGGTGCTGCGGGATCTGGCCGATGCCGACCGCGTGCGCGCGGCCGTGGAGGCACGCGAACGCATCATCGTGCTCGGGGCCGGAGTGCTGGGTCTCGAGTTCGCGCTGCTCGCCGCCGACGCCGGCGCGGACGTCAGCGTCCTGCACCACGGGCCGACCCCGATGCCTCGCAACCTGGACCGCGGAGCCGGCACGGTGCTCGCCCGCGTGCTGCGGGCCAGGGCCATCACCGTCTACGCGCACAGCCGCGCGGAGGCGATCGCCTTCCACACCGATGAGCAGGGGTCGCGCACGTTCGACGCGGTGGTCACCGCCGACGGCAACTACGTGCGCGGCGACCTGCTCGTGCTGTCGTGCGGCGTCGGTGCCCGCACCGAACTGGCGACGCTGTCGGGACTGCGTGCCGGCGCGGGCATCGTCGTCGACGAGAACCTGCGCTCGTGGACCGACGAGGACGTGTACGCGATCGGCGACTGCGCGCACGTCGTCCCTCGGACGAGCGAGAACGAGGAGCTGCCCCGACTCCCCGGCGCGCCCTCCGGCCTGATCGGTCCCGGCTGGCGGCAGGCCGACTGGCTGGCGGCTCGGCTCGCCGCGCAAGCCACCGGATCCGCGCACCTCGAACCAGCACCCGGCGAGCGGGATGCCGTCGTCATGCTCAAAGGCGAGGACGTCGACGTGGTCGCGGTGGGCGACGTCGACATCGACATCTGGGACGCGCCATCGGGCGACCCCGCGTCGCACCGCCACGTGGCGCAATGGGCGGATCCGCAGCACGGCCGCTACGTCAAGATGGTCACCCGAGGCGGTGTGCTCGACGCCTTCGCGTGCGTCGGTATGCCGCGAACGGCGGCCGAGCTGACGCAGCTGTACGACCGACGCGGCGAGCTGCCGTCCGACCGGTCCCTGTTGCTGCGTCTGGACGGCGCGCAGGACGCCGCTTCCGGGGCCGATGCCTTCGCCCCGGCCGCGACCGTGTGCTCGTGCAACGGGGTGAGCGTGCAGCGCATCACGGAGTCCATCGCGGCAGGCAACGACACCGTGTCGTGCCTCGGACGGGACACCAGGGCGGGGACGGGATGCGGCGGGTGCAAGCCGCGGCTGACGGAGCTGCTCGAGCGCTTCGCCGTGGCGACGGCATGA
- a CDS encoding molybdopterin oxidoreductase family protein, with translation MSTDTHCPYCALQCAMSLTPRRADAPASDPSMTVAGRDFPTNRGGLCKKGWTSSTLLDAPDRLTEPLIRDEDGSLAPASWEEALDAVADRVRLLQTESGPDAIGVFGGGGLTNEKAYQLGKFARIALRTSRIDYNGRFCMSSAAAAANRAFGIDRGLPFPLTDLDAADTVLLLGSNVADTMPPFLSHLAAARAAGGLVVVDPRRTSTARLTDDGQGMHVAPAPGTDLELLLGLTHIVIAERLHDDASIERRTTGFEALRRSVAGWWPARTQQATGVPVAVLRWVARRLADGGNTFILTGRGVEQHANGTDTATAAINLALILGLPTREGSGYGTLTGQGNGQGGREHGQKCDQLPGYRKITDPDARAHVADVWGVEPEYLPGPGLPAVQLLESIGERDGIRALLVHGSNPVISAPDAGAVRARLGDLDLLVVSDFFLSETAAMADVVLPVTQWAEEEGTMTNLEGRVIRRRRAQQAPPGVRSELWILAELARRLDAPGRFDLDPSAVFDELARASAGGVADYSGLSHAVLDADIDAFWPYPRGSRGTPRPLLDGYAHPDGLARIVPVSVREKPEAAATGDELTLITGRLLEHYQSGAQTRRVAELVAARPVLEATLHPATAADRGMHDGDRIVLVNARGAVTAQVVTDSGIRPDTVFLPFHYPQEHSANLLTIAATDPISAMPEFKRSVVRVLPAP, from the coding sequence ATGAGCACCGACACGCATTGCCCGTACTGCGCGCTGCAGTGCGCCATGAGCCTCACGCCCCGCAGGGCGGATGCTCCGGCATCAGACCCGTCCATGACTGTCGCCGGTCGGGACTTCCCTACCAACCGAGGCGGGCTGTGCAAGAAGGGGTGGACATCCTCGACGCTCCTGGACGCGCCGGATCGCCTCACGGAGCCCCTGATCAGAGATGAGGACGGCTCGCTCGCGCCGGCGTCGTGGGAGGAGGCGCTCGATGCCGTCGCGGATCGGGTCCGACTGCTGCAGACCGAGTCAGGACCCGACGCGATCGGCGTGTTCGGGGGAGGAGGGCTGACCAACGAGAAGGCGTACCAACTGGGGAAGTTCGCCCGCATCGCACTGCGGACTTCGCGTATCGACTACAACGGCCGGTTCTGCATGTCCTCGGCCGCCGCGGCCGCGAACCGCGCCTTCGGCATCGACCGCGGGCTGCCTTTCCCGCTGACCGACCTCGACGCCGCGGACACGGTCCTGCTTCTCGGGTCGAACGTCGCGGACACCATGCCGCCGTTCCTCTCCCACCTGGCCGCTGCCAGGGCCGCCGGGGGGCTCGTGGTCGTCGACCCGCGGCGCACCTCGACCGCACGGCTGACCGACGATGGCCAGGGCATGCACGTCGCCCCGGCGCCCGGCACGGATCTGGAGCTGCTGCTCGGGCTCACCCACATCGTGATCGCGGAGCGACTCCACGACGACGCTTCCATCGAACGCCGGACGACCGGGTTCGAGGCGCTCCGCCGCAGCGTCGCCGGCTGGTGGCCCGCCAGGACGCAACAGGCCACGGGCGTGCCGGTCGCCGTCCTCCGGTGGGTCGCCCGGCGGCTGGCCGACGGCGGGAACACGTTCATCCTCACCGGACGCGGCGTCGAGCAGCATGCCAACGGGACGGACACAGCGACGGCCGCGATCAACCTCGCCCTCATCCTCGGTCTGCCGACACGGGAGGGCAGCGGCTACGGGACGCTCACGGGACAGGGCAACGGGCAGGGCGGTCGAGAGCACGGCCAGAAGTGCGATCAGCTGCCTGGGTACCGCAAGATCACCGACCCCGATGCCAGAGCGCACGTCGCAGACGTGTGGGGCGTCGAGCCGGAGTACCTCCCCGGCCCCGGTCTGCCGGCGGTGCAGCTGCTCGAGTCGATCGGCGAGCGCGACGGCATCCGCGCGCTCCTGGTCCACGGTTCGAATCCCGTCATCTCCGCCCCTGATGCCGGCGCCGTGCGTGCACGGCTGGGGGACCTGGATCTGCTGGTCGTCTCGGACTTCTTCCTCTCCGAGACGGCGGCGATGGCCGACGTCGTGCTCCCGGTCACGCAGTGGGCCGAGGAGGAGGGCACGATGACCAATCTGGAGGGCAGGGTCATCCGTCGACGGCGGGCGCAGCAGGCGCCTCCAGGGGTGCGCAGCGAGCTGTGGATCCTCGCCGAGCTCGCGCGCCGCCTGGATGCCCCTGGACGCTTCGACCTCGATCCCTCGGCCGTGTTCGACGAACTGGCGCGCGCGTCCGCCGGGGGCGTCGCCGACTACTCCGGGCTCAGCCATGCGGTACTGGATGCCGACATCGACGCCTTCTGGCCGTACCCGCGCGGATCCCGCGGTACCCCGCGCCCCCTGCTCGACGGATACGCGCATCCGGACGGCCTCGCGCGCATCGTGCCCGTTTCGGTCCGAGAGAAACCGGAAGCCGCGGCGACGGGTGATGAGCTCACGCTGATCACCGGCCGCCTGCTCGAGCACTACCAGTCCGGCGCGCAGACCAGGCGCGTGGCCGAACTGGTCGCGGCGCGCCCGGTGCTCGAAGCGACGCTGCATCCCGCCACGGCGGCCGATCGGGGTATGCACGACGGCGACCGCATCGTGCTGGTCAACGCCCGCGGAGCCGTCACCGCCCAGGTCGTCACGGACAGCGGCATCCGACCGGACACCGTCTTCCTGCCGTTCCATTATCCGCAGGAGCACTCAGCGAACCTCCTGACCATCGCCGCGACGGACCCGATCTCGGCCATGCCGGAGTTCAAGAGATCCGTGGTGCGGGTACTCCCGGCGCCGTGA
- a CDS encoding MFS transporter, which yields MSTPAVESAHPDTAAAAVVLTRRPGRWIDGFDPENARFWASDGRRIARRNLGWSIYAEFLGFIVWQLWSIVVVLLPAAGFAFTSAETFWLISLPSLVGATLRFPYTFMVPKFGGRNWTIVSALLLLIPSVLLGIAVGNPETPFWMMLVIAGLAGFGGGNFASSMANITYFFPQREKGWALGLNAAGGNLGTSVAQFLVPIVVSLTAGIGLGLPLAGWMWVPFIVVAAWGAWRYMDNLSSAKADFAGSAAALREGHLWLLALLYIGTFGSFIGFSSVFPKLIADQFPDFSALHIGTAAVSLAFLGALVGSLFRPLGGRLADRFGGARITIAAFAVMAIGALGILGVLALGQFWLFLLGFLVLFAATGIGNGSTYRMIPIVFSARAVARKEQDAAAVQRRAAAALGIISGIGAYGGFLVPQVLNASQLASGGYESAFIGFAIAYLVLLVVTLLAYGLPRAALDGRRI from the coding sequence ATGAGCACACCCGCCGTCGAATCAGCGCATCCGGACACCGCAGCCGCAGCCGTCGTCCTCACCCGCCGTCCCGGCCGGTGGATCGACGGCTTCGATCCCGAGAACGCTCGGTTCTGGGCATCCGACGGCCGGCGCATCGCGCGCCGCAACCTCGGCTGGTCGATCTACGCCGAGTTCCTCGGCTTCATCGTCTGGCAGCTGTGGAGCATCGTCGTGGTGCTGCTGCCGGCGGCCGGCTTCGCCTTCACCAGCGCCGAGACGTTCTGGCTCATCTCGCTGCCGAGCCTCGTCGGTGCGACACTGCGGTTCCCGTACACGTTCATGGTCCCGAAGTTCGGCGGTCGCAACTGGACGATCGTGTCCGCTCTGCTGCTGCTCATCCCGTCCGTGCTGCTGGGAATCGCCGTGGGGAACCCGGAGACCCCGTTCTGGATGATGCTCGTGATCGCCGGTCTCGCGGGTTTCGGAGGCGGGAACTTCGCCAGCTCGATGGCGAACATCACCTACTTCTTCCCGCAGCGCGAGAAGGGCTGGGCGCTCGGCCTGAACGCAGCGGGCGGCAACCTCGGCACATCGGTCGCGCAGTTCCTCGTGCCGATCGTCGTGTCGCTCACCGCCGGCATCGGTCTCGGACTGCCGCTGGCCGGCTGGATGTGGGTGCCGTTCATCGTCGTCGCCGCGTGGGGCGCCTGGCGGTACATGGACAACCTGTCATCCGCCAAGGCGGATTTCGCCGGGTCGGCCGCGGCCCTGCGCGAGGGACACCTGTGGTTGCTCGCTCTGCTGTACATCGGCACGTTCGGCTCGTTCATCGGCTTCTCGAGCGTCTTTCCGAAGCTCATCGCCGACCAGTTCCCGGACTTCTCCGCGTTGCACATCGGCACGGCGGCGGTCTCGCTCGCCTTCCTGGGTGCGCTCGTCGGTTCGCTGTTCCGTCCGCTGGGTGGGCGGCTGGCCGATCGCTTCGGCGGCGCGCGGATCACGATCGCGGCGTTCGCCGTCATGGCGATCGGCGCCCTCGGCATCCTCGGTGTCCTCGCACTCGGGCAGTTCTGGCTCTTCCTGCTCGGGTTCCTCGTGCTGTTCGCGGCGACGGGCATCGGCAACGGGTCGACGTACCGGATGATCCCCATCGTGTTCAGCGCCCGTGCCGTCGCCCGCAAGGAGCAGGATGCCGCGGCGGTCCAGCGCCGGGCCGCCGCAGCGCTCGGAATCATCTCCGGCATCGGCGCGTACGGCGGGTTCCTCGTCCCGCAGGTGCTCAACGCGTCGCAGCTCGCCTCGGGCGGATACGAGAGCGCGTTCATCGGCTTCGCGATCGCCTACCTGGTGCTGCTCGTCGTCACCCTGTTGGCCTACGGCCTGCCGCGCGCGGCGCTCGACGGACGGCGGATCTGA
- a CDS encoding Rieske 2Fe-2S domain-containing protein, translating to MRITGLGHAGMFIETAGGNIICDPVLGPSFFGSWFPFPDNRGLDWERFGRDADFLYISHRHRDHFDPRLLERYIRKDIEVLLPEYPTDELEQDIRALGYTNITYAPAGEVIRRGELKIMITPLRAPSDGPIGDSSLSVDDGTGSVLNQNDSHPLDLEKLLDFGTPDAYFTQVSGAIWWPMVYDLPLDAKQNFAQLKRDAQNKRAMYYIEKVDAPHVFPMAGPPMFLRDDLFDFNGFGRNGESIFTDQKQFLEHLAEKAPQYDGQLFIPGTVVTVAGGEVTSEQTLYSDAEIAHIFDEKWDYLESQRASRQQEIRDEEASRAEIIPPAEMLQTIKEWWEPLLKKSRTIRLGVGGCVRFRIGDLDMVVDFPKAKVREYAGEECIYWYTIPADLVSTNIRDREIDWSNSIFLSMQFSVGRSGKFNEFLTTFLKCLSVDRIEYVENWYQEQTDQTEDAEIGDWVVQRRCPHLRADLTRTGKIDEEGVLTCSMHDWKWDLKTGRCLSSAGHEIRAQKIDGVTDEALRLGA from the coding sequence ATGCGGATCACGGGACTCGGCCACGCCGGGATGTTCATCGAGACGGCCGGCGGGAACATCATCTGCGACCCTGTCCTCGGTCCGTCCTTCTTCGGATCCTGGTTCCCGTTCCCGGACAACCGCGGGCTCGACTGGGAGCGGTTCGGCCGCGATGCCGACTTCCTGTACATCTCGCACCGCCACCGCGACCATTTCGATCCTCGGCTGCTCGAGCGCTACATCCGCAAGGACATCGAGGTCCTGCTGCCGGAGTATCCGACCGACGAGCTCGAGCAGGACATCCGCGCGCTCGGCTACACGAACATCACGTATGCGCCCGCCGGAGAAGTCATCCGGCGCGGTGAGCTGAAGATCATGATCACGCCGCTGCGCGCACCCAGCGACGGCCCGATCGGCGACTCCTCGCTGAGCGTCGACGACGGCACAGGTTCGGTGCTGAACCAGAACGATTCGCACCCGCTGGATCTGGAGAAGCTGCTCGACTTCGGAACGCCGGACGCGTACTTCACGCAGGTCTCCGGAGCGATCTGGTGGCCCATGGTCTACGACCTGCCGCTGGATGCCAAGCAGAACTTCGCGCAGCTCAAGCGCGACGCGCAGAACAAGCGGGCGATGTACTACATCGAGAAGGTCGACGCCCCGCACGTGTTCCCGATGGCAGGCCCGCCGATGTTCCTGCGCGACGATCTGTTCGACTTCAACGGCTTCGGCCGCAACGGCGAGTCGATCTTCACCGATCAGAAGCAGTTCCTCGAGCACTTGGCCGAGAAGGCGCCGCAGTACGACGGGCAGCTGTTCATCCCCGGCACGGTCGTCACGGTCGCCGGCGGCGAGGTCACGAGCGAGCAGACGCTCTACTCGGATGCCGAGATCGCCCACATCTTCGACGAGAAGTGGGACTACCTCGAGTCCCAGCGCGCGTCCCGCCAGCAGGAGATCCGCGACGAGGAGGCCTCGCGCGCCGAGATCATCCCGCCGGCTGAGATGCTCCAGACGATCAAGGAGTGGTGGGAGCCGCTGCTGAAGAAGTCGCGCACGATCCGTCTCGGCGTCGGGGGCTGCGTCCGGTTCCGCATCGGCGATCTGGACATGGTCGTCGACTTCCCCAAGGCGAAGGTGCGCGAGTACGCGGGGGAGGAGTGCATCTACTGGTACACGATCCCCGCTGACCTCGTCTCCACGAACATCCGCGACCGCGAGATCGACTGGTCGAATTCGATCTTCCTGTCGATGCAGTTCTCGGTCGGCCGCAGCGGCAAGTTCAACGAGTTCCTCACGACGTTCCTCAAGTGCCTGTCGGTCGACCGCATCGAGTACGTCGAGAACTGGTACCAGGAGCAGACCGATCAGACCGAGGATGCCGAGATCGGCGACTGGGTCGTGCAGCGGCGCTGCCCGCACCTGCGCGCCGACCTGACCCGCACGGGGAAGATCGACGAGGAAGGTGTGCTCACGTGCAGCATGCACGACTGGAAGTGGGACCTGAAGACCGGTCGGTGCCTCTCTTCGGCCGGCCACGAGATCCGCGCCCAGAAGATCGACGGCGTCACGGACGAGGCGCTTCGGCTGGGAGCCTGA
- the pyrR gene encoding bifunctional pyr operon transcriptional regulator/uracil phosphoribosyltransferase PyrR, protein MSTRTVLQQADISRALTRIAHEILESNRGATDLVLLGIPTRGVALAERLGALISDIAQQPVPVGALDVTLFRDDLAKHPTRSPRPTEIPAGGIDGRTVVLVDDVLFSGRSIRAALDAIQSIGRPSVVRLAILVDRGHRELPIRPDFVGKNIPSSRQERVNVRLSEYDGAEEVTIEA, encoded by the coding sequence ATGAGCACGCGCACCGTGCTGCAGCAAGCCGATATCTCGCGGGCTCTGACCCGCATCGCACACGAGATCCTCGAATCCAATCGCGGAGCGACCGATCTGGTCCTCCTGGGGATTCCCACTCGCGGCGTCGCCCTCGCCGAACGACTCGGCGCTCTGATCAGCGACATCGCCCAGCAGCCGGTTCCTGTCGGCGCGCTCGATGTCACCCTGTTCCGGGACGATCTCGCCAAGCACCCCACCCGTTCGCCCCGTCCGACCGAGATCCCTGCCGGCGGCATCGACGGCAGGACCGTGGTCCTCGTCGACGACGTGCTCTTCTCCGGGCGCAGCATCCGCGCGGCGCTCGACGCGATCCAGTCGATCGGCCGCCCGTCGGTCGTGCGGCTCGCGATCCTCGTCGACCGCGGTCACCGCGAACTCCCGATCCGGCCGGACTTCGTCGGCAAGAACATCCCGTCCTCCCGCCAGGAGCGCGTCAACGTGCGTCTGTCCGAGTACGACGGCGCCGAGGAGGTGACGATCGAAGCATGA
- a CDS encoding DEAD/DEAH box helicase: protein MTAPFVPEQDILAHTDPGSFERGFGYARDGKVLYAIWNTDRRRINGQVSGAGGRPYSCAIEFADDDSIMTSRCACPVRSKCKHVVAVLLASNAKLGPRMPSPSASRSRTPAWRSLLPATQTEAIPLALGLEVRRRAAQGAHQWAPRPVMTAHPRELAQNRGDEVLLAVRPLMRSESTGNWIQGDAGWDAIRRSSGRFAPEQVRWFGDLLSIARESLLSGTAGEWILLDLVVSRLLWDHLSDARANGIAIVPMQKHTDIRFAERAEVSATIGAAEDGLLLAPSVEIDAVPYPADRVRPLGRSGVYAWDVHGARIQVTLAPVDLTPIAHALLSGPAEIAIPAAERDAFLSEAYPQLVRQAGARAAPGVDLPEPSEPQAHVTVVHRSGHVVEYTLRWDYPGFGRYEIEPGGAAVRDPAREAEILSAIRDTWEAVLPVAFAPQGTLRDTDAAEFVSTILGRWETIGVVVDNRGTPQAYRELTGDPLITVSTVETTSTDWFDLGILVTIDGRTIPFEPLFTALAMRRNKLLLVDGSYFSLAHPALQRLRDLLDEAAELAEWEAGPKISRHQVALWEEFEDLADEAQPAVSWRATVEGLRDAESVPPTDVPDGLSAQLRPYQKTGFDWLAFLWRHRLGGILADDMGLGKTLQLLTLILHVREAGEHRPILVVAPTSVLGTWQDEAAHFAPDLDVRIIDGTSAKRGESVADAAADADLIVTSYTVARLDEGAFSAVEWAMLILDEAQFVKNPATLQHRAIASLRADVTFVVTGTPMENSLRELWALLRLAAPGLFPSARKFRQEYIQPIEQGKVPENEEGAPYRQRRLERLRRRIRPLMLRRTKDLVAADLPPKQEQLLHVELTPAHRTLYDTVLQRERQKVLGLLQDLDRNRFIVFRSLTMLRMLSLAPALIDGEDARIGSAKLEVLLERVQELQAEGHRALVFSQFTSFLSLAAERLDEAGVPYAYLDGATRNRRGVIDGFRSGEQPVFLISLKAGGFGLTLTEADYVFLLDPWWNPAAEAQAVDRTHRIGQTEQVFVYRMIATGTIEEKVLALQQRKARLFTAVMDDEQLFAQTLTADDIRGLFEG from the coding sequence ATGACCGCGCCGTTCGTCCCCGAGCAGGACATCCTCGCGCACACCGACCCAGGCAGCTTCGAACGCGGTTTCGGCTACGCCCGCGACGGCAAGGTGCTGTACGCGATCTGGAACACCGACCGTCGGCGCATCAACGGCCAGGTCTCAGGGGCGGGCGGGCGGCCGTACAGCTGTGCGATCGAGTTCGCCGACGACGATTCGATCATGACCAGCCGTTGCGCGTGTCCTGTGCGATCGAAGTGCAAGCATGTCGTCGCGGTGCTGCTCGCGAGCAACGCCAAACTCGGCCCCCGGATGCCGTCGCCGTCGGCGTCGCGCTCCCGGACTCCCGCGTGGCGGTCGCTGCTGCCGGCGACGCAGACGGAGGCGATCCCGCTCGCCCTCGGCCTGGAAGTGCGCCGCCGAGCGGCCCAGGGCGCGCACCAGTGGGCACCACGGCCCGTGATGACGGCGCATCCGCGCGAGCTCGCCCAGAACAGGGGCGATGAGGTGCTGCTCGCGGTGCGGCCGCTCATGCGCAGCGAATCCACCGGCAACTGGATCCAGGGCGACGCCGGCTGGGACGCGATCCGGCGATCGTCCGGTCGATTCGCGCCCGAGCAGGTGAGGTGGTTCGGAGATCTGCTGAGCATCGCGCGTGAATCCCTGCTCTCCGGCACGGCGGGGGAATGGATCCTCCTCGACCTCGTCGTCTCGCGCCTGCTCTGGGATCACCTGAGCGACGCCAGGGCCAACGGGATCGCGATCGTGCCGATGCAGAAGCACACCGACATCCGGTTCGCGGAACGCGCCGAGGTCAGTGCGACGATCGGCGCGGCCGAGGACGGGCTGCTGCTCGCACCGAGCGTCGAAATCGATGCCGTCCCGTACCCGGCGGACAGGGTCCGCCCACTCGGTCGATCCGGCGTGTACGCCTGGGACGTGCACGGTGCCCGCATCCAGGTCACCCTCGCTCCCGTGGATCTCACGCCGATCGCGCACGCTCTGCTGTCGGGGCCCGCCGAGATCGCGATTCCCGCGGCCGAGCGCGACGCCTTCCTGTCCGAGGCCTACCCCCAGCTCGTGCGTCAAGCCGGTGCCCGCGCCGCCCCCGGCGTCGATCTGCCTGAGCCGTCCGAGCCGCAGGCGCACGTCACCGTGGTCCACCGCAGCGGTCATGTCGTCGAGTACACGCTGCGCTGGGACTACCCCGGGTTCGGCCGGTACGAGATCGAACCCGGCGGCGCCGCCGTGCGGGATCCGGCACGCGAGGCGGAGATCCTGAGTGCGATCCGGGACACCTGGGAAGCGGTCCTCCCGGTCGCCTTCGCACCGCAGGGCACGTTGCGGGACACGGATGCCGCGGAGTTCGTGTCGACGATCCTCGGCCGCTGGGAGACCATCGGAGTCGTCGTCGACAACCGGGGAACTCCGCAGGCCTACCGCGAACTCACCGGCGACCCGCTCATCACGGTGTCGACGGTCGAGACCACGTCGACCGACTGGTTCGACCTGGGCATCCTCGTCACGATCGACGGACGGACGATCCCGTTCGAGCCGCTGTTCACCGCTCTGGCCATGCGGCGCAACAAGCTGCTGCTGGTCGACGGCAGCTACTTCTCGCTCGCGCATCCGGCGCTGCAACGGCTGCGCGATCTGCTGGACGAGGCGGCCGAGCTCGCCGAGTGGGAGGCGGGGCCGAAGATCAGCCGCCACCAGGTCGCGCTCTGGGAGGAGTTCGAGGACCTCGCGGACGAGGCGCAGCCGGCGGTGAGCTGGCGGGCGACCGTCGAGGGGCTGCGCGATGCGGAGAGCGTGCCTCCCACCGACGTCCCCGATGGCCTGTCCGCACAGCTGCGGCCGTATCAGAAGACCGGCTTCGACTGGCTCGCTTTCCTGTGGCGGCACCGGCTCGGCGGCATCCTCGCCGATGACATGGGGCTGGGAAAGACGCTGCAGCTGCTCACCCTCATCCTGCACGTGCGCGAGGCGGGGGAGCACCGACCGATCCTGGTCGTCGCCCCGACCTCGGTGCTCGGCACATGGCAGGACGAGGCGGCGCACTTCGCCCCCGACCTGGACGTGCGCATCATCGACGGCACGAGCGCCAAGCGCGGCGAGTCGGTCGCGGATGCCGCGGCGGACGCCGACCTGATCGTGACGTCGTACACGGTCGCCCGCCTCGACGAAGGCGCGTTCAGCGCTGTCGAGTGGGCGATGCTGATCCTCGACGAGGCGCAGTTCGTGAAGAACCCGGCGACCCTCCAGCACCGGGCGATCGCCTCCCTGCGCGCGGATGTCACGTTCGTCGTGACCGGAACGCCGATGGAGAACAGCCTCCGGGAGCTGTGGGCCCTGCTGCGCCTGGCGGCACCTGGGCTGTTCCCCTCGGCGCGGAAGTTCCGTCAGGAGTACATCCAGCCCATCGAGCAGGGCAAGGTCCCCGAGAACGAGGAGGGGGCGCCGTATCGCCAACGGCGGCTCGAGCGCCTGCGCCGCCGCATCCGGCCGCTCATGCTCCGCCGGACCAAGGATCTGGTCGCGGCCGATCTGCCCCCGAAGCAGGAGCAGCTGCTGCACGTGGAGCTGACGCCTGCACATCGCACGCTGTACGACACGGTCCTCCAGCGCGAGCGGCAGAAGGTTCTCGGGCTGCTCCAGGACCTCGACCGGAACCGCTTCATCGTGTTCCGCTCGCTCACGATGCTGCGGATGCTGAGCCTGGCACCGGCGCTCATCGACGGCGAGGACGCGCGGATCGGGTCCGCCAAGCTCGAGGTGCTGCTGGAGCGCGTGCAGGAGCTGCAGGCCGAGGGGCACCGTGCCCTGGTCTTCAGCCAGTTCACGTCATTCCTGTCCCTCGCCGCTGAGCGCCTCGACGAGGCGGGCGTGCCGTACGCGTATCTGGACGGGGCGACCCGCAACCGTCGCGGCGTGATCGACGGGTTCCGCAGCGGCGAGCAGCCCGTGTTCCTGATCAGCCTGAAGGCCGGTGGCTTCGGACTGACCCTGACCGAGGCCGACTACGTGTTCCTGCTGGACCCGTGGTGGAACCCGGCGGCCGAAGCGCAGGCCGTCGATCGGACGCATCGGATCGGCCAGACCGAGCAGGTGTTCGTGTACCGGATGATCGCGACCGGGACGATCGAGGAGAAGGTCCTCGCGCTGCAGCAGCGCAAGGCGCGACTGTTCACGGCGGTGATGGACGACGAGCAGCTCTTCGCCCAGACGCTCACCGCCGACGACATCCGCGGCCTGTTCGAGGGCTGA